Proteins found in one Exiguobacterium sp. 9-2 genomic segment:
- a CDS encoding response regulator transcription factor → MPHVLIVDDEPRMLELLKLYIQPYGYTCQLVDSAQQALELCCQNVFDLILMDVMMPDMDGWTCCRLIRKHSNIPILMVTARNQREDIIRTREVGANDYISKPIQEGELIGRMEVLLQQRHAGLSYDREGYRCCYLQQTISLTKTEFELLGVFLDSPRRVWTRNQLTTMLWGAEASVDERTIDSHIRHLREKLRVCGFPIEQHLETVRGIGYRWIH, encoded by the coding sequence ATGCCGCATGTATTGATTGTAGATGATGAACCGAGAATGCTTGAACTGTTAAAACTGTATATTCAGCCGTATGGGTACACGTGTCAGCTTGTGGATTCTGCGCAACAAGCTCTTGAGCTCTGCTGTCAGAACGTATTTGATCTTATTTTAATGGATGTCATGATGCCAGATATGGACGGATGGACATGTTGTCGTCTCATTCGAAAACACTCTAACATCCCGATATTGATGGTTACGGCACGGAATCAGCGGGAAGACATCATTCGGACACGGGAAGTAGGGGCGAATGATTACATATCAAAGCCGATTCAAGAAGGAGAACTGATCGGACGAATGGAAGTTTTATTACAGCAGCGGCATGCTGGTCTATCCTATGACCGGGAAGGCTATCGTTGTTGTTACCTCCAACAAACGATTTCGTTAACGAAGACGGAGTTTGAATTGTTAGGTGTATTTTTAGATTCTCCACGACGTGTTTGGACGCGGAATCAGCTGACGACGATGTTATGGGGAGCGGAAGCGTCTGTAGACGAGCGGACAATCGACTCGCATATCAGACATTTAAGAGAAAAACTACGTGTTTGCGGTTTTCCAATCGAACAGCATCTGGAAACGGTTCGCGGAATCGGATACCGCTGGATACACTAG
- a CDS encoding histidine phosphatase family protein, translating into MTTLYFVRHAHSTYSPDERRRPLSDKGQADARRLLETFQEIPIDRFYSSPYQRAIETVAPLAEARRQPIIEVEELRERLLAPGELDGFQEAVMYVWQHPNDNPFGGETNKEAAQRIRQFIDELVEKHSDEIVVLGTHGNIMVLLLETFDPTFDYTFWKSLPMPAVCRLEVKSGGEVDIHVVPLLTNVK; encoded by the coding sequence ATGACGACACTCTATTTCGTACGGCACGCACATTCGACATACTCACCGGATGAACGGAGACGTCCACTTTCCGATAAAGGACAGGCAGATGCAAGACGTTTACTTGAAACGTTTCAAGAAATTCCAATCGACAGATTCTATAGTAGTCCGTATCAGCGGGCAATCGAGACGGTTGCACCGCTCGCGGAGGCACGTCGACAACCAATTATTGAGGTAGAAGAACTAAGAGAGCGATTACTAGCACCTGGAGAGCTTGACGGTTTTCAGGAGGCGGTTATGTATGTATGGCAACATCCGAACGATAATCCATTCGGGGGCGAAACGAACAAAGAAGCAGCGCAACGCATTCGGCAATTCATCGATGAACTGGTGGAGAAGCATTCCGACGAAATAGTTGTTCTTGGAACACATGGAAACATCATGGTGTTACTTCTCGAAACATTCGATCCGACATTTGATTATACATTTTGGAAATCCTTACCGATGCCAGCCGTGTGCCGGTTGGAAGTGAAATCAGGAGGAGAGGTAGATATTCACGTCGTACCACTTTTGACGAATGTAAAGTAA
- a CDS encoding sensor histidine kinase gives MRRISYSVGGIVLAAFLICGSVLFGTLYYQLSQIRTQEVVDGLLNRGNTHRDVLVDSYDQTTMRHVSMMEANSSFTVVITDARGKQLEASRPLTSEMRRVLQHTDFDYRQRGKIVTMRNFLMTDSPITIDEEHRGHVFMFASKAIVDHVLDPLKQQFFQVGLLALLLAGAASIWTTRIISRPLIQMEKATARLLDGESGELPIDRKDELGQLARSIQQLKQDLDFLNRERSEFLASVSHELRTPLTYIKGYADILKRQTLTPDEQRRYITIIREESQQMNEWIEQLFWLARIDANAFMMERKPVDVEDLIHQVTRLMRLDIEQENISFEIEGEPLQVMGDAQQLRQMIVNIIENARRHTTSGKIIVRYGVNAVGAFIQIEDTGEGIAADSLPHVTKRLYRTETSRSRKHGGTGIGLSIVEAIAQTHGAELNIKSQLGHGTQVTLQWREK, from the coding sequence ATGCGTCGTATTTCATACTCGGTCGGAGGAATCGTTCTTGCGGCATTTTTAATTTGTGGCAGTGTATTGTTCGGGACTTTATATTATCAGTTGTCTCAAATACGAACGCAGGAAGTGGTGGATGGTTTGCTGAACCGAGGGAATACCCATCGTGATGTCCTGGTCGATTCCTACGACCAAACGACGATGCGTCATGTCAGTATGATGGAAGCGAACTCATCCTTTACTGTCGTGATCACCGATGCAAGAGGGAAACAACTCGAAGCATCACGTCCTTTGACGAGTGAGATGAGACGTGTATTACAACATACAGATTTTGATTATCGTCAACGAGGAAAAATCGTAACGATGCGTAACTTTTTAATGACGGACAGTCCCATCACCATTGACGAGGAACATCGTGGTCATGTCTTCATGTTCGCTTCTAAAGCAATCGTGGATCACGTACTTGATCCGTTGAAACAGCAGTTTTTCCAAGTTGGTCTGCTTGCACTTTTATTGGCAGGTGCTGCAAGCATTTGGACGACCCGAATCATTTCTCGTCCGTTGATTCAGATGGAAAAAGCGACGGCGCGTCTATTGGATGGGGAAAGTGGAGAGTTGCCAATTGATCGAAAAGACGAACTGGGACAATTGGCGCGTTCGATTCAGCAATTAAAACAGGATCTCGATTTTTTAAATCGGGAACGATCCGAATTTTTAGCAAGCGTATCTCATGAACTACGAACACCATTGACATATATAAAGGGATATGCGGATATTCTCAAACGCCAAACATTGACACCGGATGAACAACGACGCTACATCACGATCATTCGAGAAGAAAGTCAGCAAATGAATGAATGGATTGAACAACTATTTTGGCTGGCACGAATTGATGCCAATGCTTTTATGATGGAACGAAAACCAGTTGATGTCGAAGATTTGATTCATCAAGTGACACGATTGATGCGTCTAGACATCGAACAAGAAAATATTTCTTTTGAGATAGAAGGTGAGCCATTACAAGTGATGGGTGACGCTCAGCAACTCCGTCAGATGATTGTAAATATCATTGAAAATGCACGTCGACATACGACGTCGGGAAAAATCATCGTTCGTTATGGTGTCAACGCAGTAGGGGCTTTCATTCAAATCGAAGATACAGGAGAAGGGATTGCTGCAGACTCCTTACCTCATGTAACGAAACGGCTCTACCGAACGGAAACATCGCGTTCTCGAAAACATGGAGGAACTGGAATCGGACTCTCCATCGTTGAAGCAATTGCGCAGACACATGGAGCTGAATTGAACATCAAGAGTCAACTTGGACATGGAACACAAGTGACACTGCAGTGGAGGGAGAAATAA